One genomic window of Caldivirga maquilingensis IC-167 includes the following:
- a CDS encoding ribosome assembly factor SBDS, with amino-acid sequence MSSKRVVTVKYDAKGEHFEIIVDPEYALEFKLGKPISLDKVLITDTVFRDSKRGLRASEIALKRVFGTTDHRKAAEIILRNAEIPLTSEQRRRLIEDKKKQIIDWISRNCIDARTKAPLPPQRIELALNNVDVAIDPFKGVDEQINDVLKALQKVIPIKVAVATLEVTVGPEHGQRVKSALARMGRILKEQYDESGNLILQLEVPAGLQDTVIGKVNEMTHGESEVKLLGVST; translated from the coding sequence ATGTCTAGTAAGAGGGTGGTTACGGTTAAGTATGATGCTAAGGGTGAGCATTTCGAAATAATTGTTGACCCTGAATACGCCCTTGAATTTAAACTAGGTAAACCAATAAGCCTAGATAAGGTTCTCATAACTGATACCGTTTTCAGGGACTCCAAGAGGGGGTTAAGGGCCTCTGAAATAGCCCTTAAGAGAGTCTTCGGAACCACTGACCACAGGAAGGCTGCTGAGATAATACTAAGGAACGCTGAGATACCGTTAACCTCAGAGCAGAGGAGGAGGCTTATTGAGGATAAGAAGAAGCAGATAATAGATTGGATTAGTAGGAATTGCATCGACGCTAGGACAAAAGCCCCCCTACCACCCCAGAGGATTGAGTTAGCCTTAAATAACGTGGATGTGGCAATTGACCCGTTTAAAGGTGTTGATGAGCAGATTAACGATGTGTTAAAGGCTCTTCAAAAGGTCATACCAATAAAGGTTGCTGTAGCTACCCTGGAGGTAACCGTTGGCCCTGAACACGGGCAGAGGGTTAAGTCAGCCTTAGCTAGGATGGGTAGGATACTTAAGGAGCAGTATGATGAGTCAGGTAACTTAATCCTTCAACTGGAGGTGCCGGCTGGGTTGCAGGATACTGTTATTGGGAAGGTTAATGAAATGACCCATGGGGAGAGTGAAGTTAAGTTACTTGGTGTGTCGACTTAA